A region of Paenibacillus sp. 37 DNA encodes the following proteins:
- a CDS encoding NfeD family protein: MLLMLLTLLLPVWIGSPSAHAAEKSGAVYIIPVDKPIEQGLGKFMERGFKQAEEMNAGLIVLDINTPGGRVDTAEALGTLIKDSPIETVAFVRGDAASAGSFLALNADKIVMSPGSMIGAAAMVDSTGKHVEDPKLVAFWKSKMQGAAEISGRDGKIAAGMTDVNMVVEMPEINKTKQKGEIIALSAEEALKVGYADHISNTPEEAATWLGYSQDDVFKVERTTAENISSFLTNPVVMTILLFLGIAGVAIELIVPGFGVPGIVGIVCFVLYFSGNYVAGFAGAETWVLFTVGLILMILEMFIPSMGILGILGSIALVAGVVRAAYDTSDAFVSLGIAFGAALVVIAIIAVLFKDRGIWNRFILSDSLSAERGYSSATERKELIGLQGISLTPLRPSGTAMFEGERIDVVSDGDFIPIDTPIIVIKAEGTRIVVQQALPV; the protein is encoded by the coding sequence ATGCTCTTAATGCTGCTGACGCTGTTGCTTCCTGTCTGGATTGGATCACCGTCAGCGCATGCAGCTGAGAAGAGTGGTGCCGTATATATTATTCCGGTTGATAAACCAATCGAGCAGGGACTTGGCAAGTTCATGGAACGCGGGTTCAAGCAAGCAGAAGAGATGAATGCTGGCCTGATCGTTCTTGATATCAATACGCCGGGAGGCCGTGTCGACACTGCAGAAGCATTGGGTACCCTGATCAAGGACAGTCCGATTGAGACTGTTGCATTTGTTCGTGGAGATGCTGCTTCAGCCGGGAGTTTTCTGGCTCTGAATGCAGATAAGATCGTAATGTCACCAGGCAGTATGATTGGTGCGGCAGCAATGGTGGACAGTACGGGTAAACATGTTGAGGATCCAAAGCTTGTTGCGTTCTGGAAAAGCAAAATGCAGGGAGCAGCTGAGATCAGTGGTCGTGATGGCAAGATTGCAGCTGGAATGACGGATGTTAACATGGTTGTTGAAATGCCAGAGATTAATAAAACCAAGCAAAAAGGTGAAATTATTGCTCTCTCGGCTGAAGAAGCGCTGAAAGTTGGTTATGCCGACCACATCAGCAACACACCGGAAGAAGCGGCAACGTGGCTCGGTTACAGCCAGGATGATGTATTTAAGGTAGAACGGACGACAGCAGAGAATATCTCATCCTTTCTTACGAATCCGGTTGTCATGACCATATTGTTGTTCCTCGGAATCGCAGGTGTGGCCATTGAATTGATCGTTCCTGGGTTCGGAGTACCTGGTATTGTTGGTATTGTATGTTTTGTCCTGTACTTCTCAGGAAATTACGTTGCCGGTTTTGCAGGAGCAGAGACGTGGGTATTGTTCACTGTTGGACTCATCTTGATGATTCTGGAGATGTTTATACCAAGCATGGGTATTTTGGGCATTCTGGGATCAATTGCGCTTGTTGCAGGTGTTGTGAGGGCTGCTTATGATACGAGTGACGCATTCGTTTCCCTGGGTATCGCTTTCGGAGCAGCATTGGTAGTGATTGCGATTATTGCAGTACTGTTTAAAGATCGAGGGATATGGAATCGATTCATTTTGAGTGACAGTCTGTCAGCTGAGCGTGGATACTCATCCGCTACCGAGCGTAAAGAGTTGATTGGACTACAAGGCATCAGTCTTACACCGCTTCGACCTTCTGGAACAGCGATGTTTGAGGGTGAGCGAATTGATGTTGTATCGGATGGAGACTTTATTCCCATTGATACCCCGATTATTGTGATTAAAGCGGAAGGCACCCGGATTGTGGTTCAGCAGGCATTACCGGTGTAA
- the rpsU gene encoding 30S ribosomal protein S21 translates to MSETKVRKNETIDAALRRFKRSIAKDGVLAEVKKRKHYEKPSVKRKKKSEAARKRKF, encoded by the coding sequence GTGTCTGAAACTAAAGTTCGCAAAAACGAGACTATTGATGCTGCACTTCGTCGTTTTAAACGCTCCATCGCTAAAGATGGCGTATTGGCTGAGGTGAAGAAACGTAAGCATTATGAGAAGCCAAGCGTAAAGCGCAAGAAAAAGTCCGAGGCTGCTCGTAAGAGAAAGTTTTAG
- a CDS encoding GatB/YqeY domain-containing protein — MNLSERLNEDMKQAMKSKDKFRLSNIRLIRSTIKNLEIDLKRDLDDNEVLDILSREIKQRKDALQEFDKAGREDLAANAKAEIEVLIQYLPTQLTEEEIKVIVQQTIQETGASSKAEMGKVMAALMPKVKGKADGKLVNQAVQQFLQ, encoded by the coding sequence ATGAATCTTAGCGAACGATTGAACGAAGATATGAAGCAAGCGATGAAGAGTAAGGACAAGTTCAGACTCTCCAACATTCGGTTGATTCGTTCGACGATCAAGAATCTTGAAATAGATTTGAAAAGAGATTTGGATGACAACGAAGTGCTTGATATCCTGAGTCGTGAAATCAAACAGCGCAAAGATGCCCTCCAAGAATTTGACAAAGCGGGCCGTGAAGATCTCGCGGCAAATGCAAAAGCGGAAATTGAAGTACTCATCCAGTACCTTCCCACACAGCTTACCGAAGAAGAAATTAAAGTTATTGTACAGCAGACCATCCAGGAAACCGGTGCTTCTTCGAAAGCCGAGATGGGGAAAGTCATGGCGGCCCTTATGCCGAAAGTTAAAGGCAAAGCGGACGGCAAACTGGTAAATCAAGCAGTTCAACAATTTCTGCAATAA
- a CDS encoding PLP-dependent cysteine synthase family protein: MTVYQHVQELIGNTPLLELTRFPLPEGIRLFAKLEFMNPGGSVKDRIGKFLLEKALARGDVKPGGTVIEATAGNTGIGLAIAAVGLNLKVIFTVPQKFSVEKQQLMKALGATVVNTPTSEGITGAIRKAESLAKEIPDSYIPGQFSNADNPLAHYEHLGPEIWRDLNGQVDVYIAGAGSGGTFMGVSRYLKEQNSLIKTCIVEPEGSILAGGPSGPHRTEGIGVETLSPFMDVNYFDAIHTISDEDAFERVKDLALLEGLLVGSSSGAAMQAALNEAVHAAPGSNIVVIFPDSSERYLSQNIYNGGQ; encoded by the coding sequence TTGACCGTTTATCAACATGTACAGGAACTTATAGGTAATACACCTCTGCTTGAATTAACTCGTTTTCCATTACCGGAAGGAATCCGCCTATTCGCCAAGCTGGAATTCATGAATCCCGGAGGAAGTGTGAAAGACCGGATCGGCAAGTTTTTATTGGAGAAGGCCTTGGCACGAGGAGATGTTAAGCCAGGTGGAACGGTGATCGAAGCTACCGCAGGCAACACAGGAATTGGTCTTGCAATAGCGGCTGTAGGCCTGAATTTAAAGGTCATTTTCACCGTACCTCAGAAGTTCAGCGTTGAGAAGCAGCAGTTGATGAAAGCCCTTGGAGCTACGGTCGTGAACACACCCACATCCGAAGGAATCACCGGTGCCATACGCAAGGCGGAATCGCTGGCCAAAGAAATACCGGATTCGTATATTCCAGGTCAGTTCTCCAATGCGGATAATCCACTCGCACATTATGAACATCTGGGCCCTGAGATTTGGCGTGATCTGAACGGGCAGGTGGATGTATATATCGCCGGAGCTGGGTCTGGCGGAACTTTCATGGGAGTATCTCGCTATTTGAAGGAGCAAAATTCGTTAATCAAAACATGTATCGTAGAACCCGAAGGTTCAATTCTCGCAGGAGGTCCCTCGGGACCTCATCGTACAGAAGGAATAGGAGTCGAAACGTTATCTCCTTTTATGGATGTGAATTATTTTGATGCCATTCATACGATCTCAGATGAAGATGCCTTTGAACGAGTCAAGGATCTAGCCTTGTTGGAAGGCTTACTGGTAGGAAGTTCCTCAGGTGCAGCTATGCAAGCCGCATTAAACGAAGCTGTTCACGCAGCTCCCGGAAGTAACATCGTCGTTATTTTCCCGGATAGCAGCGAACGGTATTTAAGCCAAAATATCTATAATGGAGGACAATGA
- a CDS encoding histidine triad nucleotide-binding protein encodes MDCLFCKIVEGTIPSNKVLENDHVIVFHDIQPAAPTHVLVIPKKHIASMNEVTAEDLPLIGEIHLAAQEAAKRLGVEETGYRLINNCGKDGEQTVHHLHYHLLGGTRLGVLTSLSDSHK; translated from the coding sequence ATGGATTGCTTATTTTGCAAAATTGTAGAGGGCACCATTCCCTCCAATAAAGTACTGGAGAATGACCATGTTATCGTTTTTCATGACATCCAGCCCGCTGCACCGACACATGTTCTTGTCATTCCGAAGAAACATATTGCTTCCATGAATGAAGTTACTGCAGAAGATCTGCCATTGATCGGCGAGATTCATCTGGCTGCTCAAGAAGCGGCGAAGCGTCTTGGCGTGGAGGAAACAGGATATCGCTTGATCAACAATTGTGGTAAGGATGGAGAACAAACCGTTCATCATCTGCATTACCATTTGTTGGGTGGTACCAGACTTGGAGTGTTGACAAGTCTGTCCGATTCTCACAAATAA